The Streptomyces phaeolivaceus genome has a window encoding:
- a CDS encoding MGMT family protein has protein sequence MSEESLPADALPEYAERVLEVADLIPPGRVMTYGDVAEWLGEGGPRQVGRAMALYGGAVPWWRVVRADGVLLLGHELRALEHYRAEATPLREASRTTEGHVPRVDMRRARWDGGGHTGGHAEGHT, from the coding sequence ATGAGCGAGGAGAGCCTTCCGGCGGACGCCCTGCCGGAGTACGCGGAGCGGGTCCTCGAGGTCGCCGACCTGATCCCGCCGGGGCGGGTCATGACATACGGGGACGTCGCCGAATGGCTGGGGGAGGGCGGCCCGCGCCAGGTGGGCCGTGCGATGGCCCTCTACGGGGGCGCGGTTCCGTGGTGGCGGGTCGTCCGCGCGGACGGCGTGCTGCTGCTCGGCCACGAACTGAGAGCCCTGGAGCACTACCGCGCGGAGGCCACCCCCCTGCGCGAGGCGAGCCGCACCACCGAGGGCCATGTGCCGCGCGTCGACATGAGACGGGCGCGCTGGGACGGCGGTGGGCACACGGGCGGACACGCGGAGGGTCACACCTGA
- a CDS encoding ATP-dependent helicase, which yields MSSSFSTRRLSHTQVRQGSRGAYRLVRTPPARTDPPRLDAEQRGVVDHERGPLLVLAGPGTGKTTTLVESVAARVARGADPARVLVLTFSRKAAVELRDRMALRMGAPRAPQATTFHSFCYALVRAHQDSDLFVEPLRLLSGPEQDVAVRELLAGQPDLERLGLAHVRWPDELRACLTTRGFADEVRAVLARSRELGLAPEDLRAFAARIGRPDWLAASAFLAEYLDVLDLQGVLDYAELVHRAVLLAGRPGVAERLAAQYDAVYVDEYQDTDPAQVRLLRALADGGRTLVAFGDPDQSIYTFRGADVNGILEFPAAFPRADGRPAPVTVLRNSRRSGADLLAATRLLTRRMPLTRLPAEKVRAHRELRPVRDGGRVEVHTYPTPGTEVDNIADVLRRAHLEDGVPWSEMAVLVRAGARTIPSIRRTLTAAGVPLEIDGDDLPLRHEPAVQPLLAALRAVARAELGKAAPTAPTASATDPDQSPDGTESSDGTEPLDAPDPPDEEPSWLDTETALDLLASPLAGMDTADLRRLGRALREEERAGGNPVPPPSDELLARALAEPERLVAHDPVYARGAQRLGSLLRKAREHLAGGGTAEEALWELWDGTPWPKRLERAARRGGAGGRNADRDLDAVCALFATAARAEERTGGVGALNFLAEIEAEDIAADTLTGRAVRPDAVRLMTAHRSKGLQWRLVVVAGVQEGLWPDLRRRGSLLEADRIGRDGLAEPLTPGALLAEERRLFYVATTRACERLVVTAVKAPADDGDQPSRFLAELGVEPKDVTGRPRRPLSVAALVAELRATTVDPRVSDSLREAAAQRLARLAALSDEDDRPLVPSAHPYRWWGMDEPTESKVPLRNRDQPVVLSGSALDQLANTCALQWFLGREVKADAPATAAQGFGNVVHVLADEVASGRTPADLDVLMERLDSVWNALAFDAPWKSEQEKQHARVALERFLKWHVMDRTGRAPVASEHDFDVTLEAGDYEVRIRGSMDRVETDAEGRAYVVDFKTGKQAVSSAEVTRHPQLAVYQLAVREGAVDEPFGGVRPEPGGAELVQLRQGAAKKNGGETVPKVQAQAPLEGAEGEWVGDLLATAAGKVLDERFSPTAGQHCAHCAFRASCSARPEGRHVVE from the coding sequence GTGAGCTCCTCTTTCTCCACCAGGCGCCTGTCGCACACCCAGGTGCGACAGGGGAGCCGTGGCGCTTACCGACTGGTGCGTACCCCACCGGCCCGGACGGACCCCCCTCGTCTGGACGCCGAGCAGCGCGGCGTGGTTGACCACGAGAGGGGCCCTCTCCTCGTCCTCGCGGGTCCGGGCACCGGCAAGACGACCACGCTCGTCGAGTCCGTGGCGGCCCGCGTCGCGCGCGGTGCGGACCCCGCGCGCGTGCTGGTCCTGACCTTCAGCCGCAAGGCGGCCGTGGAGCTGCGCGACCGCATGGCGCTGCGCATGGGCGCCCCGCGCGCCCCGCAGGCCACGACCTTCCACTCGTTCTGCTACGCCCTGGTCCGCGCCCACCAGGACAGCGACCTGTTCGTCGAACCCCTGCGACTGCTGTCCGGTCCCGAACAGGACGTGGCGGTCCGTGAACTGCTCGCGGGCCAGCCCGACCTGGAGCGCCTGGGCCTCGCACATGTGCGCTGGCCGGACGAGCTGCGCGCCTGTCTGACCACGCGCGGGTTCGCCGACGAGGTCCGCGCGGTCCTCGCCCGCAGCCGCGAACTGGGCCTGGCCCCCGAGGACCTACGGGCCTTCGCCGCGCGCATCGGCCGCCCGGACTGGCTCGCGGCCTCCGCCTTCCTCGCCGAGTACCTCGACGTCCTCGATCTGCAGGGAGTGCTCGACTACGCGGAGCTGGTCCACCGGGCGGTGCTCCTGGCCGGCCGCCCCGGCGTCGCCGAGCGGCTGGCCGCCCAGTACGACGCCGTCTACGTCGACGAGTACCAGGACACGGACCCGGCGCAGGTGCGGCTGCTGCGGGCCCTCGCGGACGGCGGTCGCACCCTGGTGGCCTTCGGCGACCCCGACCAGTCGATCTACACCTTCCGGGGCGCCGACGTGAACGGCATCCTGGAGTTCCCGGCGGCCTTCCCGCGCGCGGACGGCCGCCCGGCCCCGGTGACGGTCCTGCGGAACTCCCGCCGCTCCGGAGCGGACCTGCTCGCCGCCACGCGCCTGCTCACCCGGCGCATGCCGCTCACCCGGCTCCCGGCGGAGAAGGTGCGGGCCCACCGCGAGCTGAGGCCGGTGCGGGACGGGGGGCGCGTGGAGGTCCACACGTACCCGACGCCGGGCACCGAAGTGGACAACATCGCCGACGTCCTGCGCCGGGCGCATCTGGAGGACGGCGTCCCCTGGAGCGAGATGGCCGTCCTGGTACGCGCCGGCGCCCGCACGATCCCGTCGATCCGGCGCACCCTCACCGCCGCGGGCGTCCCTCTGGAGATCGACGGCGACGACCTCCCCCTGCGCCACGAGCCGGCCGTACAGCCCCTCCTGGCGGCACTGCGGGCGGTGGCACGGGCGGAGTTGGGCAAGGCGGCCCCGACGGCCCCGACGGCCTCGGCGACGGACCCCGATCAGTCGCCTGACGGGACCGAGTCGTCTGACGGGACCGAGCCACTCGACGCGCCCGATCCGCCCGACGAAGAACCCTCCTGGCTCGACACCGAGACCGCGCTCGACCTCCTCGCCTCCCCGCTCGCGGGCATGGACACCGCCGATCTGCGGCGCCTCGGCCGCGCGTTGCGCGAGGAGGAGCGGGCCGGCGGCAACCCCGTGCCGCCGCCCTCGGACGAACTGCTCGCCCGCGCGCTGGCGGAGCCGGAGCGCCTGGTGGCGCACGACCCGGTGTACGCGCGGGGCGCGCAACGTCTCGGCTCGCTGTTGCGGAAGGCACGCGAGCACCTCGCGGGCGGCGGTACGGCCGAGGAGGCGCTGTGGGAGCTGTGGGACGGCACACCGTGGCCCAAGCGCCTGGAGCGGGCCGCCCGGCGCGGCGGCGCGGGCGGACGCAACGCCGACCGTGACCTCGACGCCGTGTGCGCGCTGTTCGCCACGGCGGCCCGCGCGGAGGAGCGCACCGGCGGCGTCGGCGCCCTCAACTTCCTGGCGGAGATCGAGGCCGAGGACATCGCCGCCGACACACTCACCGGACGGGCCGTGCGCCCCGACGCCGTACGCCTGATGACCGCGCACCGCTCCAAGGGCCTCCAGTGGCGGCTGGTCGTCGTCGCGGGCGTCCAGGAGGGGCTGTGGCCGGACCTGCGCCGTCGTGGCTCGCTCCTGGAGGCCGACCGCATCGGCCGCGACGGTCTCGCCGAACCGCTCACCCCGGGCGCGCTGCTCGCGGAGGAACGCCGACTGTTCTACGTGGCCACCACGCGCGCGTGTGAACGCCTCGTCGTCACCGCCGTGAAGGCCCCGGCCGACGACGGGGACCAGCCCTCCCGCTTCCTCGCCGAACTCGGTGTCGAGCCCAAGGACGTCACCGGCCGCCCCCGCCGCCCGCTCTCCGTGGCCGCACTGGTCGCCGAACTGCGCGCCACGACCGTCGACCCGCGCGTGTCGGACAGCCTCCGCGAGGCCGCGGCCCAGCGGCTGGCCCGGCTGGCCGCCTTGAGCGACGAGGACGACCGCCCGCTGGTGCCGTCGGCGCACCCGTACCGCTGGTGGGGCATGGACGAGCCCACCGAGAGCAAGGTGCCGCTCAGAAACCGCGACCAGCCCGTGGTGCTGTCCGGCAGCGCCCTCGACCAGCTCGCCAACACCTGCGCCCTGCAGTGGTTCCTGGGCCGAGAGGTGAAGGCCGACGCGCCCGCGACCGCCGCCCAGGGCTTCGGCAACGTCGTCCACGTCCTCGCCGACGAGGTCGCCTCCGGACGCACGCCCGCCGACCTCGACGTCCTCATGGAGCGCCTCGACTCCGTGTGGAACGCGCTCGCCTTCGACGCGCCCTGGAAGTCGGAGCAGGAGAAGCAACACGCGCGCGTGGCGCTCGAACGCTTCCTGAAGTGGCATGTCATGGACCGCACGGGGCGGGCCCCGGTGGCCAGCGAGCACGACTTCGACGTCACCCTCGAAGCGGGCGACTACGAGGTGCGCATCCGGGGCTCCATGGACCGTGTCGAGACCGACGCCGAGGGCCGCGCGTATGTCGTGGACTTCAAGACGGGCAAGCAAGCCGTGAGTTCCGCCGAGGTGACCCGCCATCCCCAGCTCGCCGTGTACCAGCTGGCGGTCCGCGAGGGAGCCGTCGACGAGCCGTTCGGTGGCGTGCGGCCCGAGCCGGGCGGCGCCGAACTCGTCCAGCTGCGGCAGGGCGCCGCCAAGAAGAACGGCGGCGAGACCGTCCCCAAGGTGCAGGCTCAGGCCCCCCTTGAGGGCGCGGAAGGGGAGTGGGTCGGAGACCTCCTGGCGACGGCCGCGGGCAAGGTCCTGGACGAACGTTTCTCCCCGACCGCCGGACAACACTGTGCACACTGCGCTTTCCGGGCATCGTGCAGCGCGCGCCCGGAGGGCCGTCACGTGGTCGAGTGA
- a CDS encoding ATP-dependent DNA helicase, translated as MSAPISDPEQLKELLGIPFTPEQTACVVAPPAPQVIVAGAGSGKTTVMAARVVWLVGTGQVAPEQVLGLTFTNKAAGELAERVRKALVRAGITDPDVIDPDNPPGEPVISTYHAFAGRLLTDHGLRIGLEPSSRLLADATRYQLAARVLRESPGPYPALTRSFPDLVSDILTLDSELAEHLVRPEDLRAYDAGLLRELEGAKLTNADLRKVPEAAAARRELTELVGRYRAAKRERNLLDFGDQIALSAGLARLPEVGRVLRDEFRVVLLDEYQDTSVAQRVLLAGLFGGGTGHPVTAVGDPCQAIYGWRGASVANLDDFPEHFAHPDGRPATRQSLSENRRSGGRLLDLANGLAEPLRAMHAGVEALRPAPGAERAGVVRCALLNTHAEELDWIADSIAHLVRTGKEPGEIAVLCRTAGDFAEIQGALVARDIPVEVVGLSGLLHLPEVADLVAVCEVLQDPGANASLVRLLTGPRWRIGPRDLALLGRRARLLVSHARVDGDDDPDRRLAAAVEGVDPSEVISLADALDTFLELPLEAEREDDGLPFSPDARVRFARLAAELRDLRRSLADPLMDVLHRVLAATGLEVELSASPHALAARRRETLSNFLDIAASFAANSAGEATLLAFLGFLRTAAQYEKGLDNALPGGENTVKVLTAHKSKGLEWDVVAVPGLVTGTFPSTQGREKWTAQGKVLPHELRGDADTLPDVEAWDSRGLKAFQEAMKDHQHTEELRLGYVTFTRPRSLLLGSGHWWGPSQKRPRGPSDFLMALHDHCVAGHGEIEAWADEPEEEAENPALREAAADHAWPLPLDGAALMRRRAAAATVLAHLETASSHEDAHPGAAEEDAQEAPDDIPLEPFEPFEEDSGDEEEDTGDWDSWSSDRPAPGLHARVEDAENTVRDRHTPTVPRARRHPATSGLSPEEARTVASWDRDLDALAGELVRARTKVTDVPLPASLTASQVMRLAADPDAFAQELARPMPRPPQPGARRGTRFHAWVEARFEELRLPMLEPDELPGGEAEIADEQDLEALKEAFDRTPYAHRTPHRVEAPFQLGIAGRVVRGRIDAVYRESDGDGTTRYEIVDWKTSRTRTADPLQLAVYRLAWAEQHGVPLESVGAAFLYVRTGDVVRPTNLPDRVALERLLLEEPDGGRPDSTGEGRE; from the coding sequence ATGTCCGCCCCTATCAGCGATCCCGAGCAGCTCAAGGAGCTCCTCGGCATCCCGTTCACCCCGGAGCAGACGGCCTGCGTCGTCGCGCCGCCCGCCCCGCAGGTGATCGTGGCGGGAGCCGGGTCGGGCAAGACCACGGTGATGGCCGCGCGCGTGGTGTGGCTGGTCGGCACCGGACAGGTCGCCCCCGAACAGGTGCTCGGCCTGACCTTCACCAACAAGGCGGCGGGCGAACTCGCCGAGCGTGTGCGCAAGGCCCTGGTCAGGGCCGGCATCACCGACCCCGACGTGATCGACCCGGACAACCCGCCGGGCGAGCCGGTCATCTCCACCTACCACGCCTTCGCGGGCCGCCTCCTGACCGACCACGGCCTGCGCATCGGCCTGGAACCCAGCTCCCGGCTCCTCGCCGACGCCACCCGCTACCAGCTCGCCGCCCGCGTCCTGCGCGAGTCCCCGGGCCCGTACCCGGCGCTGACCCGCTCCTTCCCGGACCTGGTCAGCGACATCCTGACCCTCGACTCCGAACTCGCCGAGCACCTCGTACGCCCTGAGGACCTGCGCGCGTACGACGCCGGACTGCTGCGCGAGCTGGAGGGCGCCAAGCTCACCAACGCGGACCTCCGCAAGGTCCCCGAGGCCGCCGCCGCCCGGCGCGAACTCACCGAACTGGTGGGCCGCTACCGCGCGGCCAAGCGCGAGCGGAACCTCCTCGACTTCGGCGACCAGATCGCCCTGTCGGCCGGCCTCGCGCGGCTCCCCGAGGTGGGGCGCGTCCTGCGGGACGAGTTCCGGGTGGTCCTGCTCGACGAGTACCAGGACACCTCGGTGGCCCAACGCGTGCTGCTGGCGGGCCTGTTCGGCGGCGGCACCGGCCACCCGGTGACCGCCGTCGGTGACCCCTGCCAGGCCATCTACGGCTGGCGCGGCGCCTCCGTCGCCAACCTCGACGACTTCCCCGAGCACTTCGCCCACCCCGACGGCCGCCCCGCGACCCGGCAGTCGCTCAGCGAGAACCGCCGCAGCGGCGGCCGTCTCCTGGACCTCGCCAACGGCCTCGCGGAGCCCCTGCGGGCCATGCACGCGGGCGTGGAGGCCCTCCGGCCCGCCCCGGGCGCCGAACGCGCCGGAGTGGTCCGCTGCGCCCTGCTGAACACCCACGCCGAGGAACTGGACTGGATCGCCGACTCGATCGCCCACCTCGTGCGCACCGGCAAGGAACCCGGCGAGATCGCCGTCCTGTGCCGTACGGCCGGAGACTTCGCCGAGATCCAGGGCGCCCTGGTCGCCCGTGACATCCCGGTGGAGGTCGTCGGCCTCTCCGGGCTGCTCCACCTGCCCGAGGTCGCCGATCTCGTCGCCGTCTGCGAGGTCCTCCAGGACCCCGGCGCCAATGCCTCCCTCGTCCGCCTCCTCACCGGCCCGCGCTGGCGGATCGGCCCCCGTGATCTCGCCCTCCTGGGGCGCCGGGCAAGGCTGCTGGTGTCCCACGCGCGCGTGGACGGCGACGACGACCCGGACCGCCGGCTCGCCGCGGCCGTGGAGGGCGTCGACCCGTCCGAGGTGATCTCGCTGGCGGACGCGCTGGACACGTTCCTGGAACTGCCACTCGAAGCCGAGCGGGAGGACGACGGGCTGCCGTTCTCACCGGACGCGCGCGTGCGGTTCGCCCGGCTCGCCGCCGAACTGCGCGACCTGCGCCGCTCGCTGGCCGATCCGCTCATGGACGTCCTCCACCGCGTCCTCGCCGCCACCGGCCTGGAGGTGGAACTCTCCGCGTCCCCGCACGCGCTCGCCGCCCGCCGCCGCGAGACCCTGTCCAACTTCCTGGACATCGCCGCCTCCTTCGCCGCCAACAGCGCAGGCGAGGCCACCCTGCTCGCCTTCCTCGGCTTCCTGCGTACGGCCGCCCAGTACGAGAAGGGCCTCGACAACGCCCTGCCGGGCGGAGAGAACACCGTCAAGGTGCTCACCGCCCACAAGTCCAAGGGACTGGAATGGGACGTCGTCGCCGTCCCCGGCCTGGTCACCGGCACCTTCCCCAGCACCCAGGGACGCGAGAAGTGGACCGCACAGGGCAAGGTCCTGCCGCACGAACTGCGCGGCGACGCCGACACCCTTCCCGACGTCGAGGCCTGGGACTCCCGCGGCCTCAAAGCCTTCCAGGAGGCCATGAAGGACCACCAGCACACCGAGGAACTCCGCCTCGGCTACGTCACCTTCACCCGCCCCCGCTCCCTGCTCCTCGGCTCCGGCCACTGGTGGGGCCCCTCGCAGAAACGCCCGCGCGGTCCGTCCGACTTCCTCATGGCCCTCCACGACCACTGCGTCGCCGGACACGGCGAGATCGAGGCATGGGCCGACGAACCCGAGGAGGAGGCCGAGAACCCCGCCCTCCGAGAGGCCGCCGCCGACCACGCCTGGCCCCTCCCGCTCGACGGCGCGGCCCTGATGCGCCGCCGCGCCGCCGCCGCGACCGTACTGGCCCATCTGGAGACGGCGTCGTCCCACGAGGACGCGCATCCGGGCGCCGCCGAGGAGGACGCCCAGGAGGCCCCGGACGACATTCCCTTGGAGCCCTTCGAGCCCTTCGAGGAGGACTCCGGTGACGAGGAGGAGGACACCGGCGACTGGGACTCCTGGTCGTCTGACCGCCCCGCACCGGGCCTCCACGCGCGCGTGGAGGACGCGGAGAACACCGTCCGGGACAGGCACACGCCGACCGTCCCACGCGCGCGCAGGCACCCCGCCACGTCCGGTCTCAGCCCCGAGGAGGCACGCACCGTCGCCTCCTGGGACCGCGACCTGGACGCCCTCGCCGGGGAACTCGTGCGGGCCCGCACGAAGGTCACCGACGTACCCCTGCCGGCCTCGCTGACCGCCTCGCAGGTGATGCGTCTGGCCGCCGATCCGGACGCGTTCGCACAGGAACTCGCGCGCCCCATGCCCCGCCCTCCGCAGCCCGGGGCACGTCGTGGCACCCGATTCCACGCCTGGGTCGAGGCCCGCTTCGAAGAGCTGCGGCTGCCCATGCTGGAGCCCGACGAGCTGCCCGGCGGCGAGGCCGAGATCGCCGACGAGCAGGACCTGGAGGCCCTCAAGGAGGCCTTCGACCGCACTCCGTACGCACACCGCACGCCCCACCGGGTCGAGGCACCGTTCCAACTCGGCATCGCCGGACGCGTCGTACGTGGCCGTATCGACGCCGTCTACCGGGAGAGCGACGGCGACGGGACGACGAGGTACGAGATCGTCGACTGGAAGACCAGCCGCACCCGCACCGCCGACCCGCTCCAGCTCGCCGTCTACCGGCTCGCCTGGGCCGAGCAGCACGGCGTGCCCCTGGAGTCCGTCGGAGCGGCCTTCCTGTACGTCCGCACAGGGGACGTCGTACGGCCCACGAACCTCCCCGACCGGGTCGCACTGGAGCGGTTGCTCCTGGAGGAGCCCGACGGCGGGAGACCGGACTCGACCGGAGAGGGACGGGAATAG
- a CDS encoding dipeptidase, producing the protein MSETPDSVVRTYIENHRAAFLDDLVEWLRIPSVSAQPEHATDVRRSADWLAAKLKETGFPTAEVWETPGAPTVFAEWPSANADAPTVLVYGHHDVQPAALADGWDSEPFEPVIRGNRLHARGAADDKGQVFFHTLGVRAHLAATGRTTPAVHLKMLIEGEEESGSPHFRALVEEHAERLAADAVVVSDTGMWAEDTPTVCTGMRGLAECEIHLHGPDQDIHSGSFGGAVPNPATEIARLVAALHDEHARVAIPGFYDGIAELTDRERELLAELPFDEERWLRTARSTATHGEAGHTTLERVWARPTAEVNGIGGGYQGAGSKTIIPSSAMVKLSFRLVAGQDPEHIRKAVTAWAAERIPAGVRHEITFSGSTRPCLTPLDHPALRSLVRAMGRAFQQPVRHTREGGSGPAADLQEVLDAPVLFLGISVPSDGWHAPNEKVELDLLLKGVETSAYLWGELARGPGEAH; encoded by the coding sequence ATGAGCGAGACCCCGGACAGCGTCGTCCGTACGTACATAGAGAACCACCGTGCCGCCTTCCTCGACGATCTCGTGGAATGGCTGCGCATCCCGTCGGTCTCGGCCCAGCCCGAGCACGCGACGGACGTACGACGCAGCGCCGACTGGCTGGCCGCCAAGCTCAAGGAGACCGGCTTCCCCACGGCCGAGGTCTGGGAGACACCGGGTGCCCCCACCGTCTTCGCGGAGTGGCCCTCCGCGAACGCCGACGCCCCCACCGTTCTCGTCTACGGGCACCACGACGTGCAGCCCGCGGCCCTCGCCGACGGCTGGGACAGCGAGCCCTTCGAACCGGTGATCCGCGGAAACCGTCTCCACGCGCGCGGGGCGGCCGACGACAAGGGCCAGGTGTTCTTCCACACACTCGGTGTCCGCGCCCACCTCGCCGCGACCGGCCGCACCACCCCCGCCGTCCACCTGAAGATGCTGATCGAGGGCGAGGAGGAGTCCGGCTCCCCGCACTTCCGTGCCCTCGTCGAGGAGCACGCCGAGCGGCTTGCCGCCGACGCGGTCGTCGTCTCCGACACCGGCATGTGGGCCGAGGACACCCCCACCGTGTGCACCGGGATGCGGGGCCTCGCCGAGTGCGAGATCCACCTGCACGGCCCCGACCAGGACATCCACTCCGGCTCCTTCGGCGGCGCCGTACCGAACCCGGCCACCGAGATCGCCCGCCTCGTCGCCGCCCTGCACGACGAGCACGCGCGCGTGGCGATCCCCGGCTTCTACGACGGCATCGCCGAACTCACCGACCGCGAGCGCGAACTCCTCGCCGAACTGCCCTTCGACGAGGAGCGATGGCTGCGCACGGCCAGGTCGACGGCGACGCACGGCGAGGCCGGACACACCACCCTGGAGCGCGTCTGGGCCCGCCCGACCGCCGAGGTCAACGGCATCGGTGGCGGCTACCAGGGCGCCGGCAGCAAGACGATCATCCCGTCCTCGGCCATGGTGAAGCTGTCCTTCCGCCTGGTCGCCGGACAGGACCCGGAGCACATCCGGAAGGCCGTCACGGCATGGGCCGCCGAGCGGATCCCCGCCGGTGTCCGCCACGAGATCACGTTCAGCGGGTCCACCCGTCCCTGCCTGACACCGCTGGACCACCCGGCCCTGCGGTCGCTGGTACGGGCCATGGGCCGCGCCTTCCAGCAGCCGGTCCGCCACACGCGCGAGGGCGGCTCCGGCCCCGCCGCCGACCTCCAGGAAGTCCTCGACGCACCCGTGCTCTTCCTGGGCATCTCCGTCCCCTCCGACGGCTGGCACGCCCCCAACGAGAAGGTCGAACTCGATCTGCTCCTCAAAGGCGTCGAGACCAGCGCGTACCTCTGGGGCGAACTGGCCCGAGGCCCCGGCGAGGCACACTGA
- the nudC gene encoding NAD(+) diphosphatase has protein sequence MTTWTDHTADRPIALTAPGGIDRAAHHRLDEAWLAAAWSHPTTRCFVVSGGQVLIDETPDGTTELVMIPSFEAPLTEAHRYFLGTDADGVSYFALQKDALPGRMDQSARPAGLREAGMLLSPRDTGLMVHAVGLENWQRTHRFCSRCGERTVIAAAGHIRRCQACGAEHYPRTDPAVIMAVTDEEDRILLGRQVHWPEGRFSTLAGFVEPGESIEQSVRREVHEEVGITVGQVEYIASQPWPFPSSLMLGFMARATSTTVEVDGDEIHEARWFSREELRAAFDSGEVLPPYGISIAARLIELWYGKPLPTRSHIG, from the coding sequence GTGACCACCTGGACCGACCACACCGCCGACCGCCCCATCGCCCTCACCGCCCCCGGCGGCATCGACCGGGCCGCCCACCACCGGCTCGACGAGGCCTGGCTCGCGGCGGCGTGGAGCCACCCCACGACCCGCTGCTTCGTGGTCTCCGGCGGCCAGGTCCTCATCGACGAGACCCCGGACGGCACCACCGAACTCGTCATGATCCCCTCCTTCGAGGCACCGCTCACCGAGGCACACCGCTACTTCCTGGGCACCGACGCGGACGGTGTGAGCTATTTCGCACTCCAGAAGGACGCGCTCCCCGGCCGCATGGACCAGTCCGCGCGCCCGGCCGGACTGCGCGAGGCGGGCATGCTCCTGTCACCGCGTGACACGGGCCTCATGGTGCACGCGGTCGGCCTGGAGAACTGGCAGCGCACCCACCGCTTCTGCTCCCGCTGCGGCGAGCGCACGGTCATCGCGGCGGCCGGTCACATCCGCCGCTGCCAGGCCTGCGGCGCCGAGCACTACCCGCGCACCGACCCGGCGGTGATCATGGCGGTCACGGACGAGGAGGACCGCATCCTGCTCGGCCGCCAGGTGCACTGGCCCGAGGGCCGCTTCTCCACCCTGGCGGGCTTCGTGGAGCCCGGCGAGTCCATCGAGCAGTCCGTACGGCGCGAGGTCCACGAGGAGGTCGGCATCACCGTCGGCCAGGTCGAGTACATCGCCAGCCAGCCCTGGCCCTTCCCGTCCAGCCTGATGCTGGGCTTCATGGCCCGCGCCACCTCGACCACCGTGGAGGTCGACGGCGACGAGATCCACGAGGCCCGCTGGTTCTCCCGGGAAGAGCTGCGGGCCGCGTTCGACTCCGGGGAGGTCCTGCCTCCCTACGGCATCTCGATCGCGGCCCGACTGATCGAACTCTGGTACGGCAAGCCCCTGCCGACGCGAAGTCACATCGGCTAG
- a CDS encoding mycoredoxin: MPGTVTMYSTTWCGYCRRLKSQMDREGITYNEINIEHDPDSAAFVEKANGGNQTVPTVLFPDGSTLTNPSLAQVKQKIGA; encoded by the coding sequence ATGCCGGGCACTGTGACGATGTACAGCACCACGTGGTGCGGCTACTGCCGTCGGCTGAAGAGCCAGATGGACCGCGAGGGCATCACGTACAACGAGATCAACATCGAGCATGACCCGGACTCCGCAGCGTTCGTGGAGAAGGCGAACGGCGGGAACCAGACGGTTCCCACCGTCCTCTTCCCGGACGGCTCGACGCTCACGAACCCCTCGCTGGCGCAGGTCAAGCAGAAGATCGGCGCGTAG